The Tubulanus polymorphus chromosome 6, tnTubPoly1.2, whole genome shotgun sequence genome includes a region encoding these proteins:
- the LOC141907777 gene encoding uncharacterized protein LOC141907777, translating into MVIRLSALNFIYVWATQAICKKIYLHPSMYIQYPPVRIPFMAPNKIISYILKDWISGHRFIEAIKMEAVCYLVSRYFDISYDLSFTICRATTGRNDKEIQMRMKAFRIEDHGIQPRNSGA; encoded by the exons ATGGTTATTCGTTTAAGTGCTCTTAACTTCATCTATGTTTGGGCCACGCAAGCAATATGCAAAAAGATTTATCTACACCCAAG TATGTATATACAGTACCCACCGGTACGCATTCCATTTATGGCACCGAATAAAATCATATCGTACATTCTGAAAGACTGGATAAG TGGACACAGGTTTATTGAAGCCATAAAGATGGAGGCTGTGTGTTATCTTGTATCAAGATATTTCGATATAAGTTATGATTTGTCATTCACGATTTGTCGGGCTACAACAGGCAGAAATGATAAAGAAATTCAGATGAGAATGAAAGCCTTTCGTATTGAAGACCACGGGATTCAGCCAAGAAACAGTGGAGCCTAG